One Mesotoga infera genomic region harbors:
- the pncA gene encoding bifunctional nicotinamidase/pyrazinamidase yields the protein MRKALLVVDVQNDFYETGALPVSDASKINEVVNRTMKDPAYKVIVAGQDWHPSNHMSFAVNHGKEPFTPFDNGKGIGPVLWPVHCQQGTHGAEFNQEIQSYRFDYIVRKGTHPHVDSYSIFRENDGTELGTDGLLRALGIEELDICGLALDYCLKYTVHDALMAGFKINVIINGTKGVEASQGDVQRTVEEFRNAGVELIER from the coding sequence ATGCGCAAGGCACTTCTAGTCGTTGATGTTCAGAACGACTTCTATGAAACAGGTGCATTACCCGTAAGTGATGCGAGCAAAATCAACGAAGTGGTGAACAGAACAATGAAAGACCCCGCATACAAAGTGATAGTTGCAGGCCAAGACTGGCACCCATCAAATCACATGAGCTTTGCAGTCAATCACGGGAAAGAACCCTTCACGCCGTTTGACAACGGGAAAGGGATCGGCCCCGTCTTGTGGCCTGTTCACTGTCAACAAGGGACCCACGGAGCTGAATTCAATCAAGAAATACAGAGTTACCGCTTCGACTACATAGTAAGAAAGGGAACTCACCCCCATGTCGACAGCTACTCGATCTTCAGAGAAAATGACGGTACAGAACTTGGAACCGATGGGCTGCTAAGAGCTCTCGGCATAGAAGAACTAGACATTTGCGGGCTGGCTCTTGATTACTGCCTCAAATACACTGTTCACGATGCTCTCATGGCCGGCTTCAAGATAAATGTAATAATAAACGGAACAAAAGGGGTTGAAGCTAGCCAGGGCGATGTTCAGAGAACTGTAGAGG